A region of the Candidatus Uhrbacteria bacterium genome:
CGTGACGGGTAATGTTTCAAAACACCCAAAGCAGGAGGGTGTGTATGAGTTGCAGGCGACGAAGGTTGAGCTCGTTCAAAAGGCCGAGGAGTTTCCGATTGGAAAGAAAGAGCATGGTCCGGACTTTTTGCTTGACCAGCGCCATCTTTGGCTGCGTACGCCGACGCAGTGGGCGATTCAGCGCGTTCGCAATGAAATCATTAACGCAACGTACGGTTGGATGCACGACAACGGATACACAAAAATCGACTCACCGATTTTTACGCCCAGCGCTTGTGAAGGAACGACGGATCTCTTTGAAGTAGATTATTTTGGAGAACGCAAAGCGTATCTCTCGCAATCGGGGCAATTGTACTTGGAAGCGGCGATTGCGTCTGTCGGACGATGTTTTGATTTTGGTCCGGTGTTTCGTGCTGAAAAGTCCAAGACGCGCCGTCACCTTACCGAGTTTTGGATGATGGATGCAGAAGCGGCTTTTGTCGATCATGAAGGTAACTTGAAGATACAAGAGGCTTTGGTTTGCCATATTGTCGAAAGCGTTTTGAAAAACTGCCAACCCGAACTCAAGATCCTAGAACGCGACCAGGAACCATTGAAAAAAGTTCAGGCGCCGTTTATCCGCATGACACATGCAGAAGCAATCAAGTGGCTGCGCGAGCATGGATCGGATATCGGAGAGATGGATGATCTTGGAGCTGATGATGAGACGTTGATTACCAAGGCGCATGACAAGCCGATTTTCGTCGAGAAATATCCGACGGCGGTGAAAGCATTTTATATGAAGCGTGATCCGGCAGATCCTTCACGCGTATTGAACGCCGATTTGTTGGCGCCAGAGGGATACGGCGAGGTCATCGGAGGATCACAGCGTGAGGATAATTATGAAGCGTTGCTTGAACGCATTCGTGAACACAAACTTCCGGAAAAAGATTTTCAGTGGTATCTCGATCTTCGGAAATATGGAAGCGTGCCGCATTCCGGATTCGGTTACGGTCTCGAACGTCTGACGACGTGGATCTGTGGAATTCACCATGTACGAGAAACGATTCCGTTCCCAAGGTTGATGAATCGATTGGAACCGTAATTGGAAAGGCCCTCGGTCTCAGATGAGATCGAGGGCCTTTCAGTATCAGTGGATGGTCGGCTTGGCGTCGACCTCGAGCGTCAGCTTCTTGGACGGCATACGGTAGAGCTTGGCGAGATCGGTCAGGATCTCGTAGCGTTTTCCCGACTTCATCGCGAGGATGCGCGCGACGAACTGCTTGCGCCGATGGCCGTTCAGGTGGCCCCAGAAGGCACCCATGATGATCTCGCGCTTGGGGTGCTGGTCGATCTTGAAGCGCTTCATCAGCTCCTCGCGCTTGGCGACGAAAGCCTCGGGGCCGTCGTGGTACGCGCGCAGAAGCTCGAGGCGAGCGAGATCGCGATCCTCGACCGGAATGTGGTCGAGGTTGTTGGGCAAGCCGGGGTTGACCCACTTCTTGCCGCGACGCTCGATCGGTCCCGGCTCGCGGAGCCGGGGGCTCGGACCCTCCTTCTTGGGCGCCCTGCTCGACGTTGACTTGCTCTTGGATGAGCGTGTTCGAGGAGCCTTGGGCTTGTTGCGGTCGAGCCAGTCGAAGGCGCCGGCGCCGGCGAGCGCGTACTTGGCGATGCGGTCGAATGCATTGCGAAGGCCCGGCCGCAGGGCCTTGCGGATGGAACCGAGGTCCATGACGCTGTTCTGAACACGCTTGCGGTGAGTGACCTTTTTCTTTTGGGGCACCTTGAGAAACTCCTTGTGACGAGATGACCAATGGAAAGAGCGAACGTGTCAACCTAGCAAAAAACCAAAATATTGTCAACCCTGCTAGAATAGGTGCGTATGTCACGCCGACGGAGACATCGGGATGAAGACCATGGCCGGACGCCTCAGGCGACGCATTGGGTTTGGGCCGGGATTTTAGGTGTCTTGGCTGGCGGTATTTATTATTCCGTACAAGGCGGTGGGCCGATCTCTTTCGGTTCGAACGTCGGTGCGGCGACATCAACCGTTCAGGCATCCATCACAGAGACGATCGCCACGTCTACCATCGAGTTGGGAATCGCCGCGCCAAAAGGGGATCGTGATCAAGTGTATTCGCTCTCTTTTCCGGGCAAGACGGTGGAGCAGCAGAGTGTAGAGAAAGGGTGGAGGCTTGATACTTGGAAGCGACATGCCGAGCTCTATATTATTCCTGCGTCGCCTGATGGTAGTGCGCCGATTTTAACGGATGGTGGAGAGTGGAATATTCCGTTACGCAGTGGAAATGGCGAGGCCTACGGAGATGCTCGCTTGGCCGGTGCAGCGGATGAGACGCATGTTTTTGTGCTTGCATCGGCGGATGTGAGAAAGCTTTTGCTTGTATCGAGATCAGGTGAGATCCGATCGATTTATGATATGCCGGAATATGCTAACGCGTTACCAAGCGCGGATAATCACGCTTGGTTTGCGACGTTTGTACCTGGAGAAGGAATCGAGTCGCAGCCGACCGGACCGTCGCGATTGATTCGTGTTTCAGTTTCAGGAATTCAGGAAACGATGGCGGAAGAGTCGCGTCTCATTGCAAGCGTGATGCCAGGGCCTGAGGGAGCATTGGCTTATCGAACCGATGATGGAGATGTTGTTGCGGCTGCGGTTGGCAAACGATGGAGTGGAAGCGGGGTTCCGTTGCTTTGGTTGGATGAGAATCGACTTTTACTTGGCCAAGGACGTACGGTCTTTTTTGCTGGATATGAGGACATTGACTCTCGATCAGCTTCAGCAGCTTCCGGCTGCGCCTTCAGCGGCCCGTATGTTATAATTTAGCGGAATATGGCAACACCCTCGCAAAAACTCCCAACCGGATGGATTAAGGTTTGGATTAGCCTTGGATTGGTCGTAACTCTCGTTGGGTTATTTCTTCCGGCTGGCATGAAAAATCACGCTCGGGCTGAGGTTCAGCGCTATCAGGAGTGCGCGGCAGGTCGTCGTGATGATTGTAAGGCTAGCTTGGTTTGGGTTATTTATGAGCAGGCCTTGAAGCAAGAAGGCGGCTCAGGTTTGCTTTTAGAAAGTATTCAAGCCGAGGCAAGTCTCTATCAGTAGGTTGGTTTTTGCGTCATTTTAGCTTTTCTGGTGAGATATTGACCTATGCAAAGGACGATGATTCTGGACACGGTTTCCAAGGTTGGCGAGGAGGTCTGGCTCAAAGGCTGGGTACACACCCGACGCGACATGGGAAAGCTGGCGTTTATCGATATGCGCGACCGTAGCGGTCTTGCGCAGGTTGTTTTTGTGCCAGCTGAGCTCGATGACGCTTCAAAAGAACTGATGAAGCAGCTGCGACCGGAGTTTTGTATTGCGGTGCGCGGTATCGTGAACAAGCGCGGTGCAAAGCAGGTGAATGAAACCCTTCCAACAGGATCGGTTGAAGTGCTTGCAAAAGAGCTCGTCATTTTGAATGAAGCCAAAACGCCGCCATTTGAACTTGAAGACACGTCTAATATCAACGAGGAACTGCGATTGAAATATCGCTATCTTGATCTTCGCAGTCCGCGCATGCGTAATAATTTGATTTTGCGCGACAATGTCATTCGATTCTTCCGTGAGTTTCTTCACAAGGAAGGATTCTTGGAAATTGAAACGCCGATTTTGACCAAGGGTACGCCGGAGGGTTCGCGTGAATATCTTGTTCCATCACGTCTGCACGGCGGAGAGTTTTATGTGCTTCCGCAGTCGCCACAGCAGTTCAAACAATTATCAATGGTGGGTGGACTTGAGCGTTATTTCCAGATCGCGCGCTGCTTCCGCGATGAAGACCAGCGCGGAGATCGTCAGCCGGAGTTTACGCAACTCGATCTTGAGATGTCGTTTGTGAATCAGGAGGACGTACTCGCTTTGAATGAGCGCATGTTTATCGAGATGGTAAAGGCGGTTGCGCCGGAGAAACATATTACGCAGACGCCATTCCCGCGTATTACGTATGCCGAGTCGATGGAGAAGTACGGAAACGACAAGCCGGATCTTCGTAAAGACAAGAATGATCCGAATGAATTAGCATTCTGCTGGGTTGTTGATTTCCCGATGTTTGAAAAGTCTGATGATGGTATTCAGGCGGCGCATCATCCGTTCTGTATGCCAAATCCGGAAGATTTGCATCTTTTGGAATCCGATCCGCTTAAAGTCCGTGCTGCATCGTATGACTTGGTGTTGAATGGCTATGAGTTGTCGAGCGGGTCGATCCGTATCCATCAGCGCGAGCTTCAGAATAAGATTTTTGAAATGCTCGGTTTGCCGAAAGAATTGATCCAGGCTCGATTTGGTCACATGTTGGAAGCCTTTGAGTATGGAGCTCCGCCGCATGGAGGAATGGCTCCGGGCATTGATCGTGTTGTGATGATTTTGGCAAATGAGCCGAATATTCGAGAAGTGATTGCTTATCCAAAAACAGGTGACGCACGAGACCTGATGATGGGCGCGCCGAGTGAAATCGAAGAGAAACGTTTGGATGAAGCGCATATCAAAATCAAGAAGTAATCATGGCTTACGAAGTCCGCATCGAGAAATTTGAAGGTCCATTGGACCTGCTCTTGCAGCTTGTCGAGAAGCAGGAGATGGAGATTACGAATATTTCTCTTGTTGCGGTTACGGAGCCATTTGTTCAACACATTCGCGAGCATCAAGGAAAAATTGCGCCAGAAGATCTGGCGGATTTTTTGGTTGTTGCGGCAAAGCTCGTTTATTTGAAATCAAAAGCGTTGCTTCCTGATCTTTCGGAGGATTTGGACGAGGGTCCTGATTTGGAAACACAGCTACGCATGTATAAAGCGTTTGCAGAAGCAGCCAAGCAGATTGGAGAAATTTGGAATCAAGGACGTGAGGCTTATGCGAGGACACAGCGTGTCGTAAAGCAGACGGAGCCGATTTTCTCGCCACCACAAGGCGTGACGCCAGCTTTGCTTAAAGAATTGTATGAACGAGCGGCAAAGCGCTTGGAGCCGATTTTGAATCTTCCAAAGGCGGCTATCGAGCGCGCGATTACGATTGAGGAAAAGATCGAGCATTTACGCGCGCGCGTTTCATCGATGATGCAGGTTTCGTTCCACCGATTTTTAGCCGACTCGCACGATAAGAGCGAGATGGTTGTGGGTTTTTTGGCCTTGCTAGAACTTATCAAACAGCGCATTGTACGTATCGAACAAGGTGCTTTGTTTGAGGATATTCGACTACACAGAATCGAGACGCCAAATGTATGAACGACCTTTCTGCTATTATCGAAGCTTTGCTTTTTGCCTCGGCCCAGCCGATGAACGCCAAACGTTTGGCGGATATTACGAAATCAGGAAAGGAAGATGTGAAGCGCGCTTTTGGTGATCTCGCTGGAAGACTTGAGACAAGCGGATCCGGAATCATGCTCGTGGTTCATGGAGAAGAAGCCGAGTTGGTGACGCGTCCAGAGATGTCGGAAGTTGTACGAGGTGTTTTGAAAGCAGAGACACAGGGTGAGCTCTCTCGTCCTTCCATGGAGGCTTTGGCGATTCTTGCGTATCGCGGACCGATGACACGTCCGGAGTTGGAGCAGATACGCGGCGTTCAATCGGCCTTGATTTTACGTAATTTGATGTTGCGCGGCTTGGTGGAGATGAAAGAAGAAATGAAGATCGGGCAGCCGATGTATGCGGTTACGCTCGACTTTTATAAGCATCTCGGCATGGGTAAGGCGGATGAGCTGCCGGATTATGAGGCACTACGCGGTCACTCGGCCGTGACACAAGCCTTGGAAGAATTGGAGCCGGCTGAACCTAAGGATGTAAGCGACCAAACGGTTTAGTCTATGAATGCGGAAGCGATGATCATTTTGGTTGGCAGCCTGGCTCTACAGGCTGCGCGTCAGGCGCCGACAGGCGGCCTGAATGGTCTTCCGGTTGCAAAATATGTTGCGGTGACGAGCGAAGCACCTACCAAGAAGAATCAAGCGACACTTGGTATCGATGTTGATGCCCGGGCGGCTGTTGTGATGGATGTGGCGAGCGGACAGGTTCTGTACGAGAAAGATTCGCATGTTGCTGTGCCGATTGCGAGTTTATCGAAAATTATTACGGCGATGGTGTTTTTGGATGGTAAACCAAATTTGGATGATCGTGTGACGTTTACCGCTCAAGATGATGCGAGCGCAGGTAAAACCGTTTTTCCAACTGGTGAGAGTTTTACCAAGCGGGAAGTGCTCCAGTCGCTTTTAATCGGGTCCGTGAATGAATCGGCGAATGTTTTGGCGAGAAATAGCGGAGGACAGGAGGAATTTGTTGCCGCGATGAATCGTAAGGCAAGGGCGATTGGCATGGAGCATGCGGTGTTTTTTGATCCATCAGGACTCGATGCACGCAATAAAGCGAGCGCGAAAGATGTGGCTTTGGCGCTACGAGCTGCTTTGAGCTATCCGGATTTGAGACAGACAACAGAACAGTCGAGCGTGAACTTGGTAGGACGGGCTACGAATCGAAAGTACTTGATCAAGACAACCAATTTGCTTTTGGCTTCGGACTTGAATCGTAAACCGTATCATATCGTCGCCGCAAAGACGGGAACGTTACCTGAGGCTGGATTCTGTATGGCTCAAGCAACGCGCGATGCGGTGGGCCATGAGGTGATCGCTGTCGTTTTGGGAGGCGGAACGCACTTTACGCGTTTTCAGGATGTAAAGGCGCTTTCGTATTGGAGCTTCCAGAATTTTGAATGGAATGGCAGGCAAGCCCGGTTGAATCGAGAGAATTAACATGAAGCGTCTTGGTGTTGATTCGCGCGGAGTCGATACGGGTCTTGGAGCTGGGATTGCGCATGCGACTCGAGAATTGATTGAAGAATTAGAGAAGCGTGCTAGCGAATACGGAATCGCTCTGTTTGTTTATCGCGAGAGAATGGGTGGGCGAGATTTGGCAAAGAAGATGAAGGAGGATGGAGTCGATCATGTATTGGTTCCGAGCGGCGCGGTATCGCCTTTTGTAAGTGGTGCGATTTTTCCTTGGGTGCATGATCTTGCGATCTTTGACCATCCGGAATGGTTTCCGCAATCTTTCTTCAAACGATTCGTGACGACGAGACTTTTTTTGTATGGACTGAAAAGAGCCAGACATATTTTTTCAGTTAGCGAGGATACGAAAAAAGCCATAATCAATAAGACTGGGATCGAGGTAATGAATATCACTGTTACTTATCAGGGTATTAAACAAGGTGAATTTTTAGGCAAAGAGATGTATCAACGAGAACCGTATGCGTTGATTTTGGGAACCGTAGAACCAAGGAAGAATATTTCTTTTGTGACTGACTTATGGGACGAGGTGAGATCGGTTATTCCTGAGGCGCGTTTGGTTGTTGCAGGGAGAAGGGGTTGGGGAAATGTCCGATTAGGGAAGGCGGAGGTTGTCGATGTATTTGACGACGCAAGACGAGACGAACTTTTAAAAAACGCTTCGATGTTACTTTTACCTTCATTTCATGAGGGTTTTGGTCGTACAGCTTTGGAGGCGATGGCGCTGGGTATTCCGGTGATCGCGAGCAGGCGGGGCGCGATACCGGAAGTTGTGGGAGATGCTGGGGTATTGCTCGAACCAAGTGACAAGGCGAGCTGGATAGAGGCGATTGTCGAAGGGTTTCAGGGTCGGATTGATGGAGAGAGAGGGAAGATGCAGGCTGAGCGGTTTTCTTGGGAAAAGACGGCCAGGATCATGCTTGCCAAAATCGTTGAGTGTTGGTAGTCTTTTCGAGCTTTTACATGAGGCGGGGTAGCTCAGTTGGTTAGAGCGTGGGACTCATAAGCCCGAGGTCGGCGGTTCAACTCCGCCCCCCGCTACCATACAAAAATCGCGCTATTAAGCGCGATTTTTGCTTTTAAGGCGATTTATGCTAGAATTCTCGAGAATCAGTTATGTTCATCACGACCCACGCGGTCTTGGGGGCTTTGATCGCCCAACAGGTTCCAGAAAATGCATTTGCTGCTTTTGTACTAGGCATGGCATCGCATTTTATTAGCGATATCATCCCGCATGGGGATACGAACCTTTATAAGGATTACGTCTCTGGACGAAGGGTAAAATCATCCATTGCTTACGTGACGATTGATGGAATTCTTACAACATTGTTCGTTTTGTTTATTTTTAATCTTGGTTTGGGCGATGCAAAGCTCGCTATTACAATGGGAATTATTGGTGGAGTCTTGCCAGATCTTTTAGTAGGGGTTTACGAGGTTTTCCGTGTACCTGGCTTTAAGTGGTTTCATCGATTGCATTTCTTTTTTCACAACATGGTTAGCGAGCAGCATGACATGACATTTGCCTCCGGATTCGCGATGCAAGTCCTCTTCCTGGCGGGACTTCTTTCCCTCATTGTGTAACGAAAAAACAGCCCGTAAAGGCTGTTTTTCCTTGGTGCCGCGGGAGAGAATCGAACTCTCATGACCTTGCGATCGCGGGATTTTGAGTCCCGTGCGTCTACCAATTCCGCCACCGCGGCTGACGCGGCGGATAATGTATCCGATGCTTGACAGACGCGCAAGTTGGACGTATAGTCCGGCCACAGAGATTTGTCGCGGGGTAGAGCAGCCCGGCAGCTCGCATGGCTCATAACCATGAGGTCGTGGGTTCAAATCCCACCCCCGCAACCAAGTGCATCCCGCCCCAAAAGGGCGGGATTTGCTATACTGGTCATTGTGAATTTGTTCCTTGAGGTTGCCTTGCTGCTTTCATTGACGACGGTTGTTTCGCTTGTGCTCCATAAGCTTAAACAACCGCTGATTTTAGCGTACCTATTTAGCGGTATTCTTGCCGGACCACAGGTTTTTGGATTGATTCATTCAGAGGAAACGCTTTCGTTTTTATCCAAACTTGGAATCACGGCACTTTTGTTTATCGTTGGCCTAAGCTTATCGCCAAAAGTTGTGCGTGAGGTTGGAGGCGTTTCCTTTTTAGCGGGAAGCGGTCAGGTTATTTTGACAGCCGCTTTTGGTTTTGTGATTGCGTTTTTATTTGGATATAGCTGGATCAATGCGCTGTATATCAGTTTGGCGCTGACGTTTAGTAGCACGATTGTCGCTTTAAAATTTCTTCAGGATCGTCGGGAGTTGGGGACGATTTATGGAAAAATCTCTATCGGAATTTTGTTGGTTCAAGATGTTACAGCGACGTGTGCTCTCGTTGTTGTTACGGCGCTTAGTGCTGGTGCATCGGATTGGCAATCGTTTGCCATTGTCTTTTTGAAAGCGATATTACTTGGCCTCGGGGTAACGGCTGTTTCAAAATTAATCTTGCCGTCTCTCACGAAAGTTTTTGCGTCTTCGCAAGAGTTTTTGCTTCTTTTCTCAATCGCTTGGGGAACGGGCGTGGCAGCCCTTTTTCAATACACGGGATTCTCGATTGAAATCGGCGCGCTGGCTGCAGGCGTTGCCTTGTCAACCAGTGCCTATCATTTTGAGATTTCATCGAAAATGAAAGTATTGCGCGACTTTTTGGTAGCCATCTTTTTTATCGTACTTGGATCGGAGCTTCATTTTGGATCAATAGAGGCGTTGATTCTTCCTGCCATTATCCTTTCTCTTTTTGTCTTGATCGGCAAGCCGATTATTCTGATGAGTTTGATGGGAACGATCGGGTATGGTCGCAATGTCTCGTTTCGAACCGGTTTAACCATGGCGCAGATTAGTGAATTTTCGCTTGTGCTTATGGCTTTGGCGTATTCGCTCGGGCATGTTGGTGATGAGGTTGTTTTGCTCGTAACGATCATCGCCATGGCGACATTTGCTTTTTCAAGCTACATGTTGGCCGCTTCAGATTGGTTAACGGACAAGCTTTGGAATCGATTGGCATTTTTTGAGCGCCGTAAGCCCATCTTAGATAAGAAAAAGCTGGAACGTGTTGATGCGCTTTTGTTTGGATGTCATCGATTAGGGCATGATTTTTTACCGTTGTTAAAAGCTTCCTATAAAAAATATTTGGTTGTTGATTTTGATCCGGCGACGATTGAAGAATTAAAACGTCGTAAGATTCCCGCTGTCTACGGAGATGCTGATGACAATGAGTTTCTTGATGAGATCGATCTGTCCAAAGTGAAGCTCCTTATCTCGACACTGCCTGATGTTGAAACGAATCTCTTTTTGTTAAATAAGGTCAGAAAGCATCAAGAAGAGATGATTACCATCATGATGGCTCATTCTGCTGAGGAAGCGATTTTGCTTTACAACAATTCAGCGGATTATGTCATTCTGCCTCATTTCCTGGGCGGTAGTTATGCGACGTTGCTCTTGGATAAATATGGTTTAGATCCTGCTCAATTTGCCGAGGAGCGTGAGAAGCATCTCAAGCATTTGAAGGCCAGAATAGGGATGATGGATGGACGCTTGCCAGCTAGGATAACCGGAGCGTAAGATAAGCCCGTTCTTATGGCTCGGATTATTTCTATCGTCAACCAAAAAGGAGGGGTTGGAAAGACGACGACGGCCATCAATTTGGGCGCTTATCTTGCTGACCAAGGAAAGTTTGTTTTGATTGTGGACCTCGATCCGCAGGCTAATGCAACTTCCGGAATCGGTATCGACCATCGCGGTCTGGAGAAGGGCGTGTACGAGGCGATTCTTGGACAAGTGAAAATTCGCGATATCGTCCAGCCGACGGCGCATGTTGGATTGCACGTTGCGCCTGCGACGACGGCTTTGGCTGGTTTGAACGTTGAGCTCGTCGGAATGGAGAACCGCGAGTTCATGCTTCGCCATGCCATGCTCGAGATCCGCAACGATTACGATTTTATTTTAATCGACTGTCCGCCGACGCTTGGTCTTATTACATTGAACGGTA
Encoded here:
- a CDS encoding segregation/condensation protein A, whose product is MAYEVRIEKFEGPLDLLLQLVEKQEMEITNISLVAVTEPFVQHIREHQGKIAPEDLADFLVVAAKLVYLKSKALLPDLSEDLDEGPDLETQLRMYKAFAEAAKQIGEIWNQGREAYARTQRVVKQTEPIFSPPQGVTPALLKELYERAAKRLEPILNLPKAAIERAITIEEKIEHLRARVSSMMQVSFHRFLADSHDKSEMVVGFLALLELIKQRIVRIEQGALFEDIRLHRIETPNV
- the asnS gene encoding asparagine--tRNA ligase; translated protein: MKAFIKDFSGLVGQEATISGWAYNVRSSGSIAFLQIRDGSGFTQAVIAKNGIDEASWNAAVEATIESSVIVTGNVSKHPKQEGVYELQATKVELVQKAEEFPIGKKEHGPDFLLDQRHLWLRTPTQWAIQRVRNEIINATYGWMHDNGYTKIDSPIFTPSACEGTTDLFEVDYFGERKAYLSQSGQLYLEAAIASVGRCFDFGPVFRAEKSKTRRHLTEFWMMDAEAAFVDHEGNLKIQEALVCHIVESVLKNCQPELKILERDQEPLKKVQAPFIRMTHAEAIKWLREHGSDIGEMDDLGADDETLITKAHDKPIFVEKYPTAVKAFYMKRDPADPSRVLNADLLAPEGYGEVIGGSQREDNYEALLERIREHKLPEKDFQWYLDLRKYGSVPHSGFGYGLERLTTWICGIHHVRETIPFPRLMNRLEP
- a CDS encoding ParA family protein — protein: MARIISIVNQKGGVGKTTTAINLGAYLADQGKFVLIVDLDPQANATSGIGIDHRGLEKGVYEAILGQVKIRDIVQPTAHVGLHVAPATTALAGLNVELVGMENREFMLRHAMLEIRNDYDFILIDCPPTLGLITLNGIVAGDEILIPVQAEYYALEGLGQLLETVQLVKQNIRPDIDVLGAVITMYDPRTKLSDDVLHELYKYFPNNIFRSVIPRNVRLAEAPSFGRTIVHFDAASKGAKAYERLAQEIIEREAIGLEIPTV
- a CDS encoding D-alanyl-D-alanine carboxypeptidase, translating into MNAEAMIILVGSLALQAARQAPTGGLNGLPVAKYVAVTSEAPTKKNQATLGIDVDARAAVVMDVASGQVLYEKDSHVAVPIASLSKIITAMVFLDGKPNLDDRVTFTAQDDASAGKTVFPTGESFTKREVLQSLLIGSVNESANVLARNSGGQEEFVAAMNRKARAIGMEHAVFFDPSGLDARNKASAKDVALALRAALSYPDLRQTTEQSSVNLVGRATNRKYLIKTTNLLLASDLNRKPYHIVAAKTGTLPEAGFCMAQATRDAVGHEVIAVVLGGGTHFTRFQDVKALSYWSFQNFEWNGRQARLNREN
- a CDS encoding glycosyltransferase family 4 protein — encoded protein: MKRLGVDSRGVDTGLGAGIAHATRELIEELEKRASEYGIALFVYRERMGGRDLAKKMKEDGVDHVLVPSGAVSPFVSGAIFPWVHDLAIFDHPEWFPQSFFKRFVTTRLFLYGLKRARHIFSVSEDTKKAIINKTGIEVMNITVTYQGIKQGEFLGKEMYQREPYALILGTVEPRKNISFVTDLWDEVRSVIPEARLVVAGRRGWGNVRLGKAEVVDVFDDARRDELLKNASMLLLPSFHEGFGRTALEAMALGIPVIASRRGAIPEVVGDAGVLLEPSDKASWIEAIVEGFQGRIDGERGKMQAERFSWEKTARIMLAKIVECW
- a CDS encoding cation:proton antiporter; this translates as MNLFLEVALLLSLTTVVSLVLHKLKQPLILAYLFSGILAGPQVFGLIHSEETLSFLSKLGITALLFIVGLSLSPKVVREVGGVSFLAGSGQVILTAAFGFVIAFLFGYSWINALYISLALTFSSTIVALKFLQDRRELGTIYGKISIGILLVQDVTATCALVVVTALSAGASDWQSFAIVFLKAILLGLGVTAVSKLILPSLTKVFASSQEFLLLFSIAWGTGVAALFQYTGFSIEIGALAAGVALSTSAYHFEISSKMKVLRDFLVAIFFIVLGSELHFGSIEALILPAIILSLFVLIGKPIILMSLMGTIGYGRNVSFRTGLTMAQISEFSLVLMALAYSLGHVGDEVVLLVTIIAMATFAFSSYMLAASDWLTDKLWNRLAFFERRKPILDKKKLERVDALLFGCHRLGHDFLPLLKASYKKYLVVDFDPATIEELKRRKIPAVYGDADDNEFLDEIDLSKVKLLISTLPDVETNLFLLNKVRKHQEEMITIMMAHSAEEAILLYNNSADYVILPHFLGGSYATLLLDKYGLDPAQFAEEREKHLKHLKARIGMMDGRLPARITGA
- the scpB gene encoding SMC-Scp complex subunit ScpB, which translates into the protein MNDLSAIIEALLFASAQPMNAKRLADITKSGKEDVKRAFGDLAGRLETSGSGIMLVVHGEEAELVTRPEMSEVVRGVLKAETQGELSRPSMEALAILAYRGPMTRPELEQIRGVQSALILRNLMLRGLVEMKEEMKIGQPMYAVTLDFYKHLGMGKADELPDYEALRGHSAVTQALEELEPAEPKDVSDQTV
- the aspS gene encoding aspartate--tRNA ligase codes for the protein MQRTMILDTVSKVGEEVWLKGWVHTRRDMGKLAFIDMRDRSGLAQVVFVPAELDDASKELMKQLRPEFCIAVRGIVNKRGAKQVNETLPTGSVEVLAKELVILNEAKTPPFELEDTSNINEELRLKYRYLDLRSPRMRNNLILRDNVIRFFREFLHKEGFLEIETPILTKGTPEGSREYLVPSRLHGGEFYVLPQSPQQFKQLSMVGGLERYFQIARCFRDEDQRGDRQPEFTQLDLEMSFVNQEDVLALNERMFIEMVKAVAPEKHITQTPFPRITYAESMEKYGNDKPDLRKDKNDPNELAFCWVVDFPMFEKSDDGIQAAHHPFCMPNPEDLHLLESDPLKVRAASYDLVLNGYELSSGSIRIHQRELQNKIFEMLGLPKELIQARFGHMLEAFEYGAPPHGGMAPGIDRVVMILANEPNIREVIAYPKTGDARDLMMGAPSEIEEKRLDEAHIKIKK